The genomic region GCCGGCTACGGCGTCGCGGCGGACGGCAGCGGCTACCGCGGCCCCTACCGTCCCGGCCTGGCGCCGGCCGCCTTCCGGGTCGGCCCGGGCGCCGCACCCGGCGCCCGGCTCTACCCGATCCGGGTCTTCGGCTGCCAGGGCTCCACCGACCAGCTCGCGCACGCCCTCGACCTGGCCGCCGACCCCGACCAGGACGGCGACCTCAGCGACCACCTCGACGTGGTCAACCTCTCGCTCGGCAGCGGCTTCGGCGACCCGCAGGACGCCGACGCGGTGGCCGCCGACCGGCTGGCCGAGGCCGGCACCGTGGTGGTCGCCTCGGCGGGCAACGACGGCGACGTCTTCGGCGTCGGCGGCAGCCCCGGGGTGGCCGCACGGGCCATCGCGGTCGCCGCCTCGGTCGGCGGGCACGGCGACGCTGACGGGGTGCGGGTGCTCGCCCCCGCCACGCTGGCCGGGGTGCTGCCCGCCCACTGGAGCGCCCGCTACCCGTCCTGGAGCAGCGCCGAGGTGGCCGGCGTGCTGGCCCGCCCGGTCGACCAGGCCGACGGCTGCGCCCCCTTCTCGGCCGCCGACGGGGCCCGGCTGCGCGGCAGGGTCGCGCTGCTCGACTGGACGGTCCGGGACGCCGACCGGGCCTGCGGCTCGGCGCCGCGGGTCGACCAGGCCGCCGCGGCCGGCGCCGTCGGCGTGCTGCTGGCAGCCGACGGCGACCACCTCGGCGAGATCACCGGCGACGAGCGGATCCCGGCCGCGATCCTGGCCCGGGCCGACGGCGACCGGCTGCGCCAGGCCGTCGCCGCCGGCGAGGTGCGGGTGCAGCTGGCCGCGCCGGGCAACCCGCTGCACGGCTCGGTCGCCCAGGACCAGCCCGAACGCGTCGACACGCTGGCCGCGTTCAGCTCCCGCGGCCTCGGCGCCGACGGAGTGCTCAAACCCGATCTGGCGGCCCCCGGCGAGACCATCTGGTCGGCGAAGGCGGGCAGCGGCAGCCTCGGCACCCGGGAGGACGGCACCTCGATGGCCGCCCCGCACATCACCGGCATCGCCGCCCTGGTCCGGGCCGCGCACCGGGACTGGACCGTGGCCCAGGTCAAGGCCGCGCTGATGAACACCGCCACCGACCTGTGGGCCGGCGACGGTCGGTCAGGCCCGGTGCTGGGGCCCGAGCGCGCCGGTGCCGGGCGGGTCCGGGCCGACCTCGCGGTGGCCACCCCGGCGATCGCCTACGCGGCCGAACCGGCCGGCGCCGTCGGCCTCTCCTTCGGCCCGGTGCCGGTGAGCGGACCGGCGGCGCCGAGCCGCGAGGTGGTGGTGCAGAACCTCTCCGCCGCCCCGCTGAGCTACACCACCGGGTACCAGCCGGCCACCGAGCTGCCCGGGGCGCGCTTCGAACCGACCCCGGAGCGGATCACCCTCGGCCCGGGGGAGAGCGCCCGGGTGCGGGTGACGCTGAGGGTGGCCGGACGGGTCGACCGGGCCCCCGACCCGAGCCTGGCCCTCACCCAGGCGGGGCGGGCCCGCAGCTACCGGGGCGAACTCTCCGGGCAGTTGCTGCTCACGCCCGCCGAGCCGGGGCCGCCGACGCTGCGGGTGCCGTTGTTCGCCGCACCGCGCCCGGCCTCGGAGCTGACGGCCGTTCAACTGTCCGGCGGGCTGCTGGCGCTGGCTGGCACCCCCGCGCTGACCAGCACCGGAACCGCCTCCCTGGTCAGCGCCTTCGCGCTGGGCGCCGAGGCGCCGCGCTGGCCGGACTGCCCCGGCGCCGACACCTGCGCGAGCCGGCCCGGCGAGCGGGCGGCCGCCCTGCGGGCGGTCGGCGCGGCCACCGACAGCCCGACCGGCGGCGGGCTGCTGTACCTGGCCGCCGTCAGCTGGGCCCCGGCGGCCAGCCCGGTCGGCGCCAGTGCGGTGCGCGCCTCGCTGGACACCGACGGGGACGGCGTGGCCGACGCCGTGGTGCTGGCCGACCGGCTGCGGGGCAGCGACGTCCTGGTGGCCCGGCTGCTGGACGCGCGAACCGGGCGGGAGCTGGACGTCCAGCCGCTGAACGGCCGCTGGGGCGACACCGACACCGACCTGCTGGACAGCGACGCGGTGCTGCTGCCGGTCCGGCTGGCCGCGCTGCCCGGCCTGGCGCCCGGCGGCGGGCTGCTGCGCTACGCGGTCTGGACCGGGCCCACCGGCGGGCCGCCGGAGCCCGGGCAGGCGCTCTCGGCGATCGGGTTCACCGACGGGCACCCGGCGCTGGAGTTCGACACCCGACACCCGGCGCTGGACGTGCGCCTGGCCCCCGACGAAGCCCCGGCCGTGCTGGCCGCCGCCCACCCCGGCACCACGCTGGAGGTGCGCCGGGCCGGCGGCGCCGAGGCCCGCCTGCTGCTCATCCACCACCTGAACCCGGACGGTCGCCGTGCGGAACTCCTGACCCTGCCCGCGCAGTGACGGTCCGTCGCCCTGGGCGCCGCCCGGGGCCGCGCCACCAGGACCAGCCCGTCACCAGCACCCAGGCCGCCGTCGCCCCCGCCGCGACCCGCAGCCCTTCCGCCAGCCCCGGCTGGCGGAAGTCGCAGTCCACCCGGGCGGCACCGGCGCCGAGCGGCACCGCGATCAGGCCCTGCACCGACTGCGGGGCGGCCGGTGCCCGGCCGTCCACCCCGCACCGCCAACCCGGCACGGCGGGTACCGCCAGCACCGCCGTCCCGGTGCTCCCCGGCGGCAGCGTGGCGCTGATCGCGTGCCCGCCCGCTCGCACCGCCGTCGCCCCGGACGCCCGCAGGGCGCGCACCGCCGCGTCCAGCGCCGCCTGGTCCAGGCAGCCGAAGGGATGCGCCGGCACCTGGGTGGCCAGGGCGGCCCGGACCGTCACCCGCAGCACCCCGTCGGCCGGCACCGGGCCCAGCGCGGTGATCGGCAGCGCGACCGTGCTCTGCTGCCCGTCGGCCGCCAGCGACCCGCCCGGCCAGCTCACCGCCCCCGCCAGGTAGGGCGCGTACAGGTAGCCGGCCCGGCCGGGCGTGCAGTGCGCGGTCAGCTCGGTCCCGTCGGAGCCGTCCGGGGTGGTCGGGATCGACCAGCCGCTGCTGCCGTGGTCGGTGGGCGCCGGGCCGCCGCCGGGCACCAGCGCCGGGATCTCGTAGACCGTCGCGCCCAGCACCGCCTGCTGCCGCGCCCAGACCGAGGAGCTGTCCCGGCTGCCCGCCCCGGGCAGGCTCACCAGCGGCGGCGCGGCCGATCGACGCACCGTCAGGTCGGGGTCGAGCGAGCTGGTGACGCCGAACAGGGCCTGCCCGACCGGGTCGGTGAAGCTCAGCGTCTGCCGGCCCTGCAGCAGCCAGCCCGCGCCGAGCGTGTGCAGGGTCTGCGCGGTGGCCGAGGGCAGGTAGTCGCTGCGGTAGCCGCCGCCCTGCCCGCCCAGCAGCATCGGGTCATTGCCGGTGAACAGGTGCGGGCCGGGGTCGCTGCGCCCGTCCGGCCAGTGGTCGGCGCCCTGCACCAGGGCCCGGGCCGCCCGCAGCTGCGGCGAGTCGGGCGCGACGGCGGCCGGCTGCCGTCGCTCGCGCAGCGCCAGCACCGAGTACGCCGCCCAAGTCGACCCCGCGAACACCCCACAGGCCAGCACCACCAAGGCCACCCGCCGCTCGCGAGCCCCACGCCCCAGCGCCCGGACGGTCAGCACCACCAGCGGCACCCCGACCCCCAGCAGCACCCAGGTGATCGGCCGGGTCGAGCCGCGCCCATGGGTGGTGGCCGCGAGCACGGCCAGCAGCGCCACCCCGCCGCCCAGCGCGAACAGCCGCGGCCGGTGCGCCAGACAGACCCAGGCGGCCATGGTCAGCAGGCCGCTCAGCACGAAGGTCGACCGGTACGGGTCGCCCTCGGGTGCGGTGGAGACGTGCCAGAGCAGGATGGTCGGCCGCCACACGAAGGAGACCGCGACCAGCAGCAGCGCCACCGTCCAGGCCACCCGCTCGCGCAGCCGCACCCGCCGGTTGAACGGCAGCGAGGCCACCAGCAGCAGCCCGAGCACCCCGACGAATACGTTCGGCAGCGCCCGCGCCGACAGCCCGCCGGGCAGCAGCTGGGCCAGGTAGTCGGTCAGCCCCGGGGTGCTCGGATGCAGGGCCGAGGCCGGCTGGGCCGCCCGCCCGGCCTTGTAGGTGAGCCAGAGCACGGGTGCGGCGAAGCCGATCCCGACCGCTGCCATGCCGAGCGCCCGTCCCAGCGAGCGCAGCCGCTCCCGCACCGGCCGCCGGGAGACCGCCAGCCGCAGCACCAGCACCAGCGCGGCGCCCAGGGAGGCGGTGGCGGCCGTGTAGAAGTCGCCCAGCCAGGCCACCGCCACCGCCAGGGTGCCGAGCGGCCAGCCGGTGTGCCGCAGGCAGCGGTCGAAGGCCAGGCAGAGCAGCGGCAGCGAGACCAGCCCCCACATCCAGGCCGGCCGCCCGACCCCCGCCGCCAGCACCCAGGCGCAGAGCCCGTACCCCACCGCCAGCAGCGCCCGCGCCCAGGCCGAGCCGATGTGCAGCCGCCCCAGGAAGACGGTCATCAGGGCGGTCCCCAGCCCCAGGCTGAGCAGGGTCGCGAAGAAGACCCCGAGCGCCACCTGATCCCGGGGGAAGAGCGCCACCAGCCAGGAGAAGGGATTGAGCAGATCGGTCACCAGGTCCGGCAGGAAGGGCACCCCGTACCCGCTGTTCCAGTTGACCAGCAGGTCCCCGCCGCCGTCCCCGCGCAGCAGGTCCCACAGGTGCGTGTGCAGCGGCACGATCTGCTCCGCCAACTGCGCACCGGCCCTGGGCCGTCCCCCGAACGGGTAGCTCCCGTGCGCCGCCAGCGCCAGGCAGTAGCCCCCCACCGCCATCCCCGCAGCCCCTGCGGCGGCCTTCAGCTCTCGCATGCGGCCATCCTGGACACGTTCGGGTGATTCGCTGTCAGGACCCGCCGGGTAGATTGAGGTGGACCGCCAGAATCTCTCGCATGGGAGTAACGATGAGCGTCGAACCGTTCCCGGACTGGCTGGTTCCCCCTACCGGGGGTTGGACGGCCGAGGACTTGGACCGGCTCCCCGAACTGCCTCCGCACACCGAGCTGATCGACGGGAGCTTGGTCTTCGTGAGTCCTCAGACGATCTTTCACGCCTGGGTGATCCGGAAGCTGTTGAACGGTCTGTTGTCCGCAGTGCCGTCCGGTCTTGAGGTCTGGTCGGAGTTCAGCGTTGTTCTCGGACGCAGCAACCGCCCTGAGCCGGACCTGGTCGTGACAAGGGCAGAGGCACGGACGAGCCTGCGCCAGACCTCCTTCCGCGCCGAGGACGTGCTGCTCGCCGTGGAGGTGATGTCTCCTGACTCGGTCTCCCGAGACCGGGAAGTCAAGCCTCGGAAGTACGCGGAGGCTGGCATCCGCCACTACTGGCGGGTCGAGAACGACGACGACCACGCTGTCGTCTACACCTACGAACTCGACCCGGCATCCGGCCTTTACGGAAAGGCCGGAATCCATCACGACGGTGTCAAGCTCGATCGGCCGTTCCTGATCGACATCCCTTTGGCCCTCCGCTGACCGTCCGCATAATGGACGCCAGATGTCACCCCCCGAGACCCGGAGTACCGTTCCCACCATGTCTCGCACCCTTCGTCTCGCAGTGATCCCCGGTGACGGTATCGGCCAGGAAGTGGTGGCCGAGGGTCTCAAGGTGCTCACCGCCGCGCTCCCGGCCGACGTCAAGCTCGAGACCACCGAGTACGACCTCGGTGCGCGCCGCTACCACGCGACCGGTGAGACCCTCCCGGACAGCGTGCTCGAGGAGCTGAAGGTCCAGGACGCGATCCTGCTCGGCGCGATCGGTGACCCGTCCGTCCCCTCCGGGGTGCTGGAGCGCGGGCTGCTGCTCAAGCTGCGGTTCGCCTTCGACCACCACATCAACCTGCGCCCGGGCAAGCTCTTCCCCGGCGTGCAGTCCCCGCTGGCGGGCAACCCGGACATCGACTTCGTCGTGGTCCGCGAGGGCACCGAGGGCCCGTACGTCGGCAACGGCGGCTCGCTGCGCACCGGCACCGAGCACGAGGTGGCCACCGAGGTCAGCCTCAACACCGCCTTCGGCATCGAGCGCGTGGTCCGCGACGCCTACCGCCGGGCGGCCGCCCGCCCGCGCAAGAAGCTGACCCTGGTCCACAAGAACAACGTGCTGGTGCACGCCGGCCACCTGTGGACCCGGATCTTCCAGCAGGTCGGCCAGGAGTTCCCCGAGGTCACCACCGACTACCTGCACGTGGACGCGGCGACGATCTTCTTCGTCACCCAGCCCGAGCGGTTCGACGTGATCGTCACCGACAACCTGTTCGGCGACATCATCACCGACCTGGCCGCCGCGGTCACCGGTGGCATCGGCCTGGCTGCCAGCGGCAACATCAACCCGTCCGGCGCCTTCCCCTCGATGTTCGAGCCGGTGCACGGCTCGGCCCCGGACATCGCGGGCCAGGGCAAGGCCGACCCGACCGCCACCGTGCTGTCGGTCGCCATGCTCCTCGACCACCTGGGCTTCACGGCCGAGGCGGCCACGGTGGAGGCGGCGGTCGCCGCCGACCTGACCGAACGCACCGGTACTCGCAGCACCTCGCAGGTCGGCGACGCGCTCGCCGCCCGAGTATCCGGCTGACGGGCCGGCTGGGAGGCGGAACTAGGCGCCCCTTCGGGGGCGTACAACCCCACAGCTGTTCGGCACGGCCCCTGAGATGCGACTATCAACAGTGGGCCGTGCCGTCCTGCGTTTGTCACCGATGGCGGTCGCGGCCCTGACCAACCCCACGGTGAAGGACTGAAGCCATGACCACGCCCACCCAGGCGCCCATCACGTTCGAGCTCAAGCCCTCCGCGCACCCGCTGTCCGCGGTCGAGCGCGAGGCCCGGCTGGCGAATCCCGGCTTCGGCCGGATCTTCACCGACCACATGGTCACCATCCGCTGGACCGAGGGGCGCGGCTGGCACGACGCCCAGCTCACCCCGTACGCCCCGCTGGAGATGGACCCGGCGAACATGACCCTGCACTACGGGCAGTCCATCTTCGAGGGCCTCAAGGCCTACCGCCAGCCCGACGGCTCGATCGCGACCTTCCGCCCGGAGGCCAACGCGGCCCGCTTCCAGGCCTCGGCCCGTCGCCTCGCGATGCCGGAGTTGC from Kitasatospora azatica KCTC 9699 harbors:
- a CDS encoding S8 family serine peptidase; the encoded protein is MRTRSSFVLIRLGLVLALLAAAPAASAAARAQGPAERQSVLLELDTEPAAPAWHRAAEGARREQRSAAETRRAAAEAGRTQRQRAASALDQLGHVLGRDARVLYRTQTLLTGLAVDLPAARLPLLRALPGVRAVHPITLKQPSNGHSVPLTGAPAVWDGPPAVAGSTGEGVTIGIIDSGIDYTHADFGGPGTEAAYRAVDGTRPAPAALFPNAKVVGGADLVGDDYNPEPGAPNHQPVPHPDPNPLDCDRNGHGTHVAGTAAGYGVAADGSGYRGPYRPGLAPAAFRVGPGAAPGARLYPIRVFGCQGSTDQLAHALDLAADPDQDGDLSDHLDVVNLSLGSGFGDPQDADAVAADRLAEAGTVVVASAGNDGDVFGVGGSPGVAARAIAVAASVGGHGDADGVRVLAPATLAGVLPAHWSARYPSWSSAEVAGVLARPVDQADGCAPFSAADGARLRGRVALLDWTVRDADRACGSAPRVDQAAAAGAVGVLLAADGDHLGEITGDERIPAAILARADGDRLRQAVAAGEVRVQLAAPGNPLHGSVAQDQPERVDTLAAFSSRGLGADGVLKPDLAAPGETIWSAKAGSGSLGTREDGTSMAAPHITGIAALVRAAHRDWTVAQVKAALMNTATDLWAGDGRSGPVLGPERAGAGRVRADLAVATPAIAYAAEPAGAVGLSFGPVPVSGPAAPSREVVVQNLSAAPLSYTTGYQPATELPGARFEPTPERITLGPGESARVRVTLRVAGRVDRAPDPSLALTQAGRARSYRGELSGQLLLTPAEPGPPTLRVPLFAAPRPASELTAVQLSGGLLALAGTPALTSTGTASLVSAFALGAEAPRWPDCPGADTCASRPGERAAALRAVGAATDSPTGGGLLYLAAVSWAPAASPVGASAVRASLDTDGDGVADAVVLADRLRGSDVLVARLLDARTGRELDVQPLNGRWGDTDTDLLDSDAVLLPVRLAALPGLAPGGGLLRYAVWTGPTGGPPEPGQALSAIGFTDGHPALEFDTRHPALDVRLAPDEAPAVLAAAHPGTTLEVRRAGGAEARLLLIHHLNPDGRRAELLTLPAQ
- a CDS encoding YfhO family protein yields the protein MRELKAAAGAAGMAVGGYCLALAAHGSYPFGGRPRAGAQLAEQIVPLHTHLWDLLRGDGGGDLLVNWNSGYGVPFLPDLVTDLLNPFSWLVALFPRDQVALGVFFATLLSLGLGTALMTVFLGRLHIGSAWARALLAVGYGLCAWVLAAGVGRPAWMWGLVSLPLLCLAFDRCLRHTGWPLGTLAVAVAWLGDFYTAATASLGAALVLVLRLAVSRRPVRERLRSLGRALGMAAVGIGFAAPVLWLTYKAGRAAQPASALHPSTPGLTDYLAQLLPGGLSARALPNVFVGVLGLLLVASLPFNRRVRLRERVAWTVALLLVAVSFVWRPTILLWHVSTAPEGDPYRSTFVLSGLLTMAAWVCLAHRPRLFALGGGVALLAVLAATTHGRGSTRPITWVLLGVGVPLVVLTVRALGRGARERRVALVVLACGVFAGSTWAAYSVLALRERRQPAAVAPDSPQLRAARALVQGADHWPDGRSDPGPHLFTGNDPMLLGGQGGGYRSDYLPSATAQTLHTLGAGWLLQGRQTLSFTDPVGQALFGVTSSLDPDLTVRRSAAPPLVSLPGAGSRDSSSVWARQQAVLGATVYEIPALVPGGGPAPTDHGSSGWSIPTTPDGSDGTELTAHCTPGRAGYLYAPYLAGAVSWPGGSLAADGQQSTVALPITALGPVPADGVLRVTVRAALATQVPAHPFGCLDQAALDAAVRALRASGATAVRAGGHAISATLPPGSTGTAVLAVPAVPGWRCGVDGRAPAAPQSVQGLIAVPLGAGAARVDCDFRQPGLAEGLRVAAGATAAWVLVTGWSWWRGPGRRPGRRTVTARAGSGVPHGDRPGSGGG
- a CDS encoding Uma2 family endonuclease, with the translated sequence MSVEPFPDWLVPPTGGWTAEDLDRLPELPPHTELIDGSLVFVSPQTIFHAWVIRKLLNGLLSAVPSGLEVWSEFSVVLGRSNRPEPDLVVTRAEARTSLRQTSFRAEDVLLAVEVMSPDSVSRDREVKPRKYAEAGIRHYWRVENDDDHAVVYTYELDPASGLYGKAGIHHDGVKLDRPFLIDIPLALR
- a CDS encoding 3-isopropylmalate dehydrogenase — protein: MSRTLRLAVIPGDGIGQEVVAEGLKVLTAALPADVKLETTEYDLGARRYHATGETLPDSVLEELKVQDAILLGAIGDPSVPSGVLERGLLLKLRFAFDHHINLRPGKLFPGVQSPLAGNPDIDFVVVREGTEGPYVGNGGSLRTGTEHEVATEVSLNTAFGIERVVRDAYRRAAARPRKKLTLVHKNNVLVHAGHLWTRIFQQVGQEFPEVTTDYLHVDAATIFFVTQPERFDVIVTDNLFGDIITDLAAAVTGGIGLAASGNINPSGAFPSMFEPVHGSAPDIAGQGKADPTATVLSVAMLLDHLGFTAEAATVEAAVAADLTERTGTRSTSQVGDALAARVSG